One segment of Sulfurirhabdus autotrophica DNA contains the following:
- the purE gene encoding 5-(carboxyamino)imidazole ribonucleotide mutase, which produces MQPLVGLIMGSVSDWETLQHTAQTLDRLNIPHEVQVVSAHRTPDLLFEYVASAEERGLEVIIAGAGGAAHLPGMAAAKTALPVLGIPVQSQMLNGLDSLLSIVQMPAGVPVGTLAIGKAGAINAALFAASILGNKYPDIRVTLAEFRRNQTEAVLARPDPREGA; this is translated from the coding sequence ATGCAACCACTTGTCGGTCTGATCATGGGATCTGTCTCGGATTGGGAAACACTACAACACACTGCGCAAACCTTGGACAGGTTAAACATTCCACATGAAGTGCAAGTAGTGTCCGCCCATCGCACACCGGATTTGCTATTTGAATATGTCGCCAGTGCAGAAGAGAGGGGCTTGGAAGTCATCATCGCGGGAGCTGGTGGTGCTGCTCATTTGCCGGGTATGGCAGCCGCCAAGACGGCGCTCCCCGTGCTGGGCATACCCGTACAGTCCCAGATGCTCAACGGACTTGATTCCTTGCTTTCTATCGTACAGATGCCTGCTGGCGTGCCAGTTGGTACGCTCGCCATCGGCAAGGCAGGGGCAATTAATGCGGCACTCTTTGCTGCAAGCATTCTTGGCAACAAATATCCTGATATCCGCGTAACATTGGCCGAATTCAGGCGAAATCAGACAGAGGCAGTGCTTGCTCGACCCGACCCAAGGGAGGGTGCATGA
- a CDS encoding DEAD/DEAH box helicase: MSFATLGLSEEIVRAVTERGYTVPTPIQSQAIPAILSGGDLLAGAQTGTGKTAGFVLPILHLLTTNAAKGPSEGRPPIQALILIPTRELAAQVEESVREYGKYLKLNSMVMIGGVNINPQISRLRSRVDILVATPGRLLDHVQQKTLDLSHIKILVLDEADRMLDMGFIRDIKKVLALLPKHRQNLLFSATFSDEIKALADGLLNKPAMIEVAKRNATADKISHKVYPVDRDKKRPLLAHLIKENNWHQVLVFTRTKHGANQLAEYLTKNGINSLAIHGNKSQSARTRALAEFKDGSLQVLVATDIAARGIDIADLPHVVNYELPNVPEDYVHRIGRTGRAGQTGEAVSLVCVDEIKLQSDIERLLKRELPEEVVPGFEPDRNAKPEPIQNGRSGLPGRGQPRGRSSSKPASQGQARSNTGPAKAGGGGFGSAKPAATRRPAGRGR, encoded by the coding sequence ATGTCTTTCGCTACCCTCGGCTTGTCCGAAGAAATTGTCCGTGCTGTCACCGAACGTGGCTACACCGTCCCAACCCCTATTCAGTCACAAGCGATTCCCGCCATTTTATCTGGTGGCGATCTGTTGGCTGGCGCGCAAACCGGTACCGGCAAAACTGCAGGTTTTGTACTGCCAATATTGCATTTACTGACCACTAATGCGGCCAAAGGCCCTTCAGAAGGTCGCCCACCCATTCAGGCACTGATTCTGATTCCTACTCGTGAACTTGCTGCGCAAGTTGAAGAAAGCGTGCGTGAATATGGTAAATACCTGAAACTGAACTCGATGGTAATGATTGGCGGCGTGAACATCAACCCCCAGATCAGCCGTCTGAGAAGCCGTGTAGACATTCTGGTTGCTACACCTGGGCGCCTGCTGGACCATGTGCAGCAAAAAACCCTTGATCTCTCGCACATTAAAATTCTGGTGCTGGATGAAGCAGATCGTATGCTGGATATGGGCTTCATTCGTGATATCAAAAAAGTACTGGCATTGTTGCCTAAACATCGACAGAACCTGCTGTTTTCTGCAACGTTCTCTGATGAAATCAAGGCGCTGGCTGATGGTTTACTCAACAAACCGGCAATGATCGAAGTAGCAAAACGCAATGCTACGGCTGACAAGATTTCGCACAAGGTATATCCGGTCGATCGCGATAAAAAACGTCCTCTGCTAGCCCATCTCATTAAGGAAAATAACTGGCATCAGGTTCTGGTATTTACGCGAACCAAACATGGTGCAAACCAGTTAGCCGAATATTTAACCAAGAATGGTATTAATTCACTCGCTATTCACGGCAACAAGAGCCAATCTGCACGTACCCGCGCGCTGGCAGAATTTAAGGATGGAAGCTTGCAGGTTTTGGTTGCAACCGATATTGCGGCAAGGGGTATCGACATCGCCGACCTGCCGCATGTTGTAAATTACGAACTTCCTAACGTACCAGAAGATTATGTACACCGTATTGGTCGTACAGGGCGCGCGGGGCAGACGGGTGAAGCGGTATCACTGGTTTGCGTAGACGAAATCAAGTTGCAATCCGATATTGAAAGACTGCTCAAACGTGAACTGCCTGAAGAAGTAGTTCCCGGTTTTGAGCCTGACCGCAATGCCAAACCGGAACCTATCCAGAATGGCAGAAGTGGGCTGCCTGGACGTGGTCAGCCACGAGGCCGTTCCAGCAGCAAACCTGCATCTCAAGGACAGGCCAGATCCAATACAGGCCCAGCCAAGGCGGGAGGCGGCGGATTTGGAAGTGCAAAACCAGCTGCAACCCGCAGGCCTGCAGGCCGAGGGCGCTAA
- a CDS encoding ferredoxin--NADP reductase has product MQKFIVRIASIKQETPTIKSFTLDYGQQAFQFLAGQWIDLSVEIEGKVETGGYSMTSSPLKKGTFELAIKQGARHPVTRFMYEQAQEGDTVTVSTGQGVFVYVPGMGEKIVLIGAGVGVTPLMSILRFVDDAALEVDATLVYSIPTADEFLFRTDLQQIETHNPHIQSLITVTQPDQENWQGRTGRIDSELLKQAGLSHETMYYLCGPQLMIEDVVTELKNIGVPESRIVYEKWW; this is encoded by the coding sequence TTGCAGAAGTTTATTGTTCGCATTGCTTCTATTAAGCAAGAAACACCTACTATCAAGTCCTTCACATTGGATTATGGTCAACAGGCATTCCAATTCCTGGCCGGGCAATGGATTGATTTATCTGTAGAGATAGAAGGCAAAGTGGAAACCGGAGGCTATTCCATGACGTCATCTCCGCTCAAAAAAGGCACTTTTGAGCTGGCAATCAAACAAGGCGCACGCCATCCAGTGACGCGTTTCATGTATGAACAGGCTCAGGAAGGCGACACTGTCACGGTTTCAACGGGTCAGGGTGTATTCGTTTATGTTCCAGGCATGGGAGAAAAAATTGTCCTGATTGGTGCGGGGGTCGGTGTAACACCGCTCATGAGCATTCTTCGTTTTGTTGATGATGCGGCACTTGAAGTTGACGCCACATTGGTTTACAGCATCCCCACTGCGGACGAATTTCTCTTCCGCACAGATTTGCAGCAAATTGAAACTCATAATCCCCATATTCAGAGTCTTATCACTGTTACCCAGCCAGATCAGGAAAACTGGCAAGGACGAACTGGCCGTATTGACAGTGAATTACTGAAGCAAGCTGGTCTGTCACACGAGACCATGTATTATCTTTGCGGCCCGCAATTAATGATCGAAGATGTTGTGACCGAATTGAAAAATATCGGCGTACCGGAAAGCCGGATTGTGTATGAAAAATGGTGGTAA
- a CDS encoding DUF938 domain-containing protein: MKPYSESCERNQAHILEILTPLFADRTRVLEIASGTGQHAVYFGQALPHLIWQTSELEENHAGIRAWLAESVLDNVLLPIALDVNDSQWSLDKVDAVFNANTVHIVSWQEVERMFENIGKILEPGGILCLYGPFNYNGQYTSESNARFDDWLKGRNAKSAIRDFEAVNKLAESQGMVLVQDEAMPANNRILAWKK, encoded by the coding sequence ATGAAGCCCTATTCTGAATCCTGTGAGCGTAATCAGGCGCATATTCTTGAAATACTGACCCCCTTGTTTGCTGATAGAACACGTGTGTTGGAAATTGCCAGCGGCACAGGCCAACACGCCGTTTATTTTGGTCAAGCATTACCCCATTTAATTTGGCAGACAAGTGAATTGGAGGAAAATCATGCCGGGATTCGCGCTTGGCTTGCAGAATCAGTGTTGGATAATGTGTTGCTGCCAATTGCATTGGATGTGAATGATAGTCAGTGGTCGCTGGATAAAGTGGACGCTGTATTTAATGCGAATACGGTTCATATTGTTTCATGGCAGGAAGTAGAAAGAATGTTTGAAAACATAGGCAAAATCCTGGAACCAGGCGGAATTTTATGTCTCTATGGTCCGTTTAATTACAACGGTCAATATACTTCTGAAAGCAATGCACGTTTTGATGACTGGTTGAAAGGCAGAAACGCTAAAAGTGCAATTAGGGATTTTGAAGCAGTGAATAAACTGGCTGAATCTCAAGGCATGGTTTTGGTGCAAGATGAAGCGATGCCAGCAAATAATCGAATTCTGGCTTGGAAAAAGTAA
- a CDS encoding DUF3025 domain-containing protein: protein MKQIWDPQFLSRSPMFEPLYAIASSFMKHTTWPHLQDYQQLLHTTEKAISNQNGQPIQFVPQGQKPLQFSEKYEPRIFLTGEVQTRTHNWHDLFNSLVWLAFPKAKAIINARHYAAFRLRNGTEASENNRPKAQDAITLFDESGVVVAYSDENLANLLKDFQWKTLFWEQRSAIPSGMKLFLFGHSLYEKALHPYTGMTGKGLLVKVDKLFFDKPVTEQVIELDGKIAAILSDESKLTAPQALSPVPLLGMPGWSIENESEKYYDNSDYFRPGRLNNSSQRA, encoded by the coding sequence ATGAAGCAAATATGGGACCCGCAATTTCTTTCACGCTCCCCCATGTTTGAGCCACTGTACGCGATTGCTTCCAGCTTCATGAAACATACTACATGGCCACATCTGCAGGACTATCAGCAGCTATTACATACAACTGAAAAAGCCATTTCCAACCAGAATGGCCAGCCCATCCAATTTGTCCCACAAGGCCAAAAACCGCTGCAGTTTTCCGAGAAATATGAACCAAGAATTTTTCTGACTGGTGAAGTTCAGACTCGCACCCATAACTGGCATGACCTGTTCAATTCGTTAGTTTGGCTGGCCTTCCCCAAAGCTAAAGCCATTATTAATGCACGTCACTACGCCGCTTTCCGATTAAGAAATGGAACTGAAGCGAGTGAAAACAATCGACCAAAGGCTCAGGATGCTATTACATTGTTTGATGAGAGCGGAGTCGTTGTCGCCTATTCCGATGAAAACCTAGCAAACTTACTAAAAGATTTTCAGTGGAAAACATTATTTTGGGAGCAACGCTCTGCCATTCCCTCCGGCATGAAATTATTTCTCTTTGGACATTCTCTCTATGAAAAAGCTTTACACCCATACACCGGAATGACCGGGAAAGGATTGCTCGTAAAAGTAGACAAGCTTTTTTTTGACAAGCCTGTCACTGAACAAGTTATAGAACTGGACGGGAAAATTGCGGCCATTTTGTCAGATGAAAGCAAGCTCACCGCCCCGCAAGCGCTCTCCCCAGTCCCATTACTCGGAATGCCAGGATGGTCAATAGAAAATGAATCTGAAAAATATTATGACAACTCTGATTATTTTCGGCCAGGCAGATTGAACAACTCATCACAACGCGCCTGA
- a CDS encoding ArsR/SmtB family transcription factor, producing MLTEHIHKLPQEWRDVSSVFVALGDEQRQRILLTFEPGERLNVSQLVSVSALSRTAVSHHLKVLHHAGILDSEKIGKEVYFWINRDRVSETLQAVLDYVKNNT from the coding sequence ATGTTAACTGAACATATTCATAAACTGCCTCAAGAGTGGCGAGATGTTTCTAGTGTGTTTGTTGCGCTGGGGGACGAGCAACGTCAACGCATTTTGCTGACATTTGAACCTGGTGAGCGGCTTAATGTTTCACAACTGGTTTCTGTGTCAGCTTTAAGTCGCACGGCGGTGTCACACCATCTTAAGGTGTTACATCATGCCGGAATTTTGGATAGCGAGAAAATCGGCAAGGAAGTGTATTTCTGGATTAACAGGGACAGGGTTTCAGAAACCTTACAAGCCGTGCTGGATTACGTGAAAAACAATACTTAA
- the aas gene encoding bifunctional acyl-ACP--phospholipid O-acyltransferase/long-chain-fatty-acid--ACP ligase, with the protein MLKLLLRLLCKMLFRVEIRGKVNLPKTGKLLVVANHESFLDGLLLGLFLPFRATFLVHTTVLDNPFFRLLLSRVPYLAVDPTSPLAMKKVIKLLEAGEPVVIFPEGRITLTGSLMKVYDGPGFVAAKTGATILPVRLDGAARSYFSRLSGNYPRRVFPRITLSILPTTSIAMPDAPTAKLRRRMAGDAMRRVMQEMLFASHPVQTLFSAFIDAIKIHGRSTRLLEDMQQVEESYGQLLKKSLGLGRLVSKISISGENVGVMLPNVTNTICLIFGMSAMRRVPAMLNYTAGTAGIQNACVAAGVRTIITSRQFVEAAKLDSNLNNLKNIQVVYLEDLRKQLDMWDKLWLMGFARWMPTLAAQQGLPDDPAVVLFTSGSEGKPKGVVHTHRGILSNIAQIRAVVDFSPSDKFMVTLPLFHAFGFTCGGIMPLVTGSRIFLYPSPLHYRIIPEIIYDRGCTVLFGTSTFLGNYAKYANPYDFYKLRYVIAGAEKLKEEVRKTWMDKFGIRILEGYGATECAPVLAVNTPMAYSAGTVGPLLPGLEFRLEAVPGITQGGLLSVRGPNVMKGYYFHDNPGVLKPPVDGWYSTGDVVNMDVDGFVRILGRVKRFAKIAGEMVSLEVVEQIANLASPASSHAATTQADQQRGENILLFTTDASLTREVLLAAARELGSHELAVARKIVHMAELPLLGTGKTDYVTLKQMSESA; encoded by the coding sequence ATGCTGAAACTATTGCTGCGCTTACTGTGCAAAATGCTATTCAGAGTTGAGATTCGCGGTAAAGTGAATCTTCCAAAAACAGGAAAGCTGCTGGTTGTAGCCAACCATGAATCATTTTTAGATGGGCTGTTGCTAGGGTTGTTTCTACCATTTCGCGCTACCTTTTTGGTGCATACGACGGTACTTGATAATCCTTTTTTTCGTTTATTGCTTTCCCGCGTTCCATATCTGGCAGTGGATCCTACCAGCCCACTGGCAATGAAAAAAGTGATTAAGTTATTAGAGGCTGGTGAACCGGTAGTAATCTTCCCGGAAGGGCGCATTACCCTGACAGGAAGCCTGATGAAGGTTTACGATGGTCCTGGCTTTGTCGCGGCTAAAACAGGTGCCACTATTCTGCCGGTGAGGCTGGATGGTGCAGCGCGCTCTTACTTCAGTCGTTTATCGGGTAACTATCCGCGCCGTGTATTTCCCAGAATCACCCTTTCTATTTTGCCAACAACATCCATTGCCATGCCGGATGCACCCACCGCCAAATTGCGACGCCGTATGGCAGGTGACGCAATGCGTCGCGTGATGCAAGAAATGTTATTTGCATCGCACCCTGTTCAAACGTTGTTCAGCGCTTTTATCGACGCAATTAAAATTCATGGAAGAAGCACGCGTTTATTGGAAGATATGCAACAAGTCGAAGAGTCCTATGGTCAACTGCTGAAAAAAAGCCTTGGTCTTGGGAGGTTGGTGAGCAAGATAAGTATTTCTGGTGAAAATGTGGGGGTCATGCTGCCCAATGTCACCAATACTATTTGTTTGATATTTGGCATGAGCGCAATGCGACGCGTGCCCGCTATGCTGAATTATACGGCTGGTACAGCTGGAATCCAGAATGCCTGCGTTGCTGCAGGGGTGCGTACTATTATTACATCACGCCAGTTTGTCGAGGCAGCCAAGTTGGATAGTAATCTGAACAATCTGAAAAACATACAGGTTGTTTATCTGGAAGATCTGCGTAAGCAATTGGATATGTGGGATAAGCTCTGGTTGATGGGATTTGCCCGCTGGATGCCAACGCTTGCTGCACAACAGGGGCTTCCGGATGATCCTGCAGTAGTGCTTTTTACTTCAGGTTCGGAAGGAAAGCCCAAAGGTGTGGTACATACCCATCGTGGTATTTTATCCAATATTGCGCAGATTAGAGCCGTAGTCGATTTTTCTCCATCAGACAAATTCATGGTTACACTGCCGCTATTTCATGCTTTTGGTTTCACTTGTGGCGGCATTATGCCTTTGGTAACCGGATCCAGGATTTTTCTTTATCCATCCCCTTTGCATTATCGCATCATTCCCGAAATTATTTATGACCGTGGTTGTACGGTTCTGTTTGGAACCAGCACCTTTCTTGGTAACTATGCCAAATACGCGAATCCTTACGATTTTTACAAACTTCGTTATGTAATAGCAGGTGCAGAAAAACTTAAAGAAGAAGTCCGTAAAACCTGGATGGATAAATTTGGTATCCGCATTCTGGAAGGTTATGGTGCTACAGAGTGTGCGCCAGTGCTGGCTGTGAATACACCGATGGCTTATAGCGCAGGTACCGTAGGGCCGTTATTGCCGGGACTTGAATTCCGGTTGGAAGCCGTGCCAGGCATTACTCAGGGTGGGCTGCTCAGTGTTCGCGGTCCCAATGTCATGAAGGGATATTATTTCCATGATAATCCAGGGGTGCTGAAGCCGCCCGTAGACGGCTGGTACAGCACTGGTGATGTGGTAAATATGGATGTTGATGGTTTTGTGCGCATATTAGGTCGCGTTAAACGCTTTGCCAAGATAGCAGGAGAAATGGTGTCGCTGGAAGTGGTGGAACAAATTGCAAATCTTGCATCACCCGCCTCTAGCCATGCGGCCACTACACAAGCAGATCAGCAACGTGGTGAAAATATCCTGCTGTTTACAACCGACGCAAGCCTTACGCGTGAAGTTCTGCTTGCTGCTGCAAGAGAGCTAGGCAGTCATGAACTGGCCGTAGCTCGCAAGATAGTACATATGGCTGAGTTGCCATTGCTGGGTACAGGTAAAACTGATTACGTCACACTGAAACAGATGTCGGAAAGCGCTTGA
- a CDS encoding phosphoribulokinase, with the protein MSIKHPIIAITGSSGAGTTTTRDAFGDIFRREGINAAFVEGDSFFRYNRSEMQKAIQSSIVAGNPISHFGPDANLFDKLEMLFNEYGEKGVGQIRRYIKDREQLVDYEQATGEFTPWESLPKESDLLFYEGMHGGVVASTWTRRRMSPSHNPKVVRDRRQGRQNNGVDVAQHVDLLVGVVPSVNLEWIQKIHRDCGKKGCTVESVTATILRRMKDYVSFITPQFSLTDINFQRVPLVDTSNPFIARDIPTLDESMVVIRFREPKKHDFPYLMRNIDGAFMSRPNTMVVPGGKMDHAMEITCTPIIREMMDKKRKLK; encoded by the coding sequence ATGTCAATAAAACACCCTATCATTGCGATTACAGGCTCATCAGGTGCAGGTACGACAACGACTCGAGATGCGTTTGGCGATATTTTCCGCAGAGAAGGAATTAACGCGGCTTTTGTTGAAGGGGACAGCTTTTTTCGTTATAACCGCAGTGAAATGCAGAAAGCGATTCAATCCTCGATAGTCGCAGGCAATCCGATTAGTCATTTTGGCCCAGATGCCAATTTGTTCGATAAACTGGAAATGTTGTTTAACGAATATGGGGAGAAGGGTGTAGGTCAGATTCGTCGCTATATTAAAGATCGCGAACAGTTGGTGGATTATGAACAGGCAACTGGCGAATTTACACCGTGGGAATCACTGCCTAAAGAATCGGATTTGTTGTTTTATGAAGGCATGCATGGTGGTGTAGTGGCTTCTACGTGGACACGCCGGCGTATGAGTCCTTCGCATAACCCCAAGGTGGTTCGTGATCGTCGTCAGGGAAGACAGAATAACGGTGTGGATGTCGCTCAGCATGTTGATCTACTGGTTGGTGTGGTTCCCAGCGTCAACCTGGAATGGATACAGAAAATCCATCGCGATTGTGGCAAAAAAGGGTGTACTGTGGAATCTGTCACAGCGACAATCCTTAGGCGTATGAAAGATTACGTCAGCTTCATCACCCCCCAGTTTTCGTTAACCGATATTAATTTCCAGCGTGTACCGCTGGTGGATACATCCAATCCATTCATCGCCCGGGATATTCCCACTCTGGATGAAAGTATGGTTGTCATTCGTTTCCGTGAACCCAAAAAACATGACTTCCCTTATTTGATGAGAAATATTGATGGAGCTTTTATGTCACGCCCTAATACCATGGTGGTGCCTGGGGGGAAAATGGATCACGCTATGGAGATTACCTGCACGCCAATTATTCGTGAAATGATGGATAAGAAGCGCAAACTGAAATAA
- a CDS encoding class II fructose-bisphosphate aldolase, translated as MPLVDMKDMLSHAYSHGYAVGAFGVAGWDILEGVVEAAESMRAPIILSVSKSYPGTDNIESLARAVIEMGQRASIPVAFQIEVEDTLEAAQAAIEMGCGGVVFNASTRPLPENVSFTQKVVGLAEPHGVMVVGQVGQLESEQANDGGESSPVGSTSPLEAKYYVERAGVGCLAVSVNRMNSGGNKYDFTRLSKINQAVGIPLGIHDSVGFTDDQLRRMIGFGAAKVNYSTTLLDIAAKRIRENALAGVEGYAATMAGVRDVVRQEVERCIKVWGSGGRAAEVLLQCKLHEPVSAKSLADAGKAKTGATEKIKPIFGRLVP; from the coding sequence ATGCCATTGGTTGATATGAAAGACATGCTTAGCCACGCCTATAGTCATGGATATGCAGTGGGCGCATTTGGCGTAGCTGGTTGGGATATTTTGGAAGGTGTCGTGGAAGCTGCAGAGAGTATGCGCGCCCCGATAATTTTGAGTGTTTCTAAATCTTATCCTGGTACGGATAATATTGAATCATTGGCACGGGCAGTGATAGAAATGGGGCAGCGTGCGTCTATTCCTGTTGCTTTTCAGATTGAGGTGGAAGATACACTCGAAGCTGCACAAGCAGCCATTGAGATGGGTTGTGGCGGGGTGGTTTTTAATGCCTCTACTCGTCCGTTACCTGAAAATGTGTCGTTCACTCAAAAAGTAGTCGGTTTGGCAGAGCCGCATGGCGTAATGGTAGTGGGGCAGGTTGGGCAGCTTGAAAGCGAACAGGCAAATGATGGAGGGGAGTCTTCCCCGGTTGGATCGACGTCTCCTCTCGAAGCCAAATACTATGTGGAGCGTGCTGGTGTGGGATGTCTGGCTGTATCAGTCAACCGTATGAACAGCGGCGGTAATAAATACGATTTCACCCGACTTTCGAAAATTAATCAAGCCGTGGGTATTCCTCTGGGGATACATGACAGTGTTGGTTTTACTGACGATCAACTGCGCCGCATGATCGGATTTGGCGCAGCCAAGGTAAACTATAGCACCACATTGCTGGATATTGCAGCAAAGCGTATCCGGGAAAATGCGCTTGCCGGTGTTGAAGGGTACGCCGCTACTATGGCTGGAGTGCGCGATGTGGTGCGACAAGAAGTGGAGCGTTGCATCAAGGTATGGGGCAGCGGAGGTCGCGCAGCAGAAGTATTGCTGCAATGCAAGCTACATGAACCTGTCTCAGCAAAGTCGTTAGCTGATGCTGGTAAAGCAAAAACTGGTGCTACAGAAAAAATAAAGCCGATTTTTGGCAGATTGGTGCCTTGA
- a CDS encoding L-threonylcarbamoyladenylate synthase, which produces MKTETISQDAIHTAVELLRSGEIVAFPTETVYGLGADAANPLALRRVFEAKGRPVDHPLIVHIADSSQLSGWARDIPDEAWQLAESFWPGPLTLILQRHNRVLNEVTGGQDTVGLRVPDHPVAAALLREFGGGVAAPSANRFGRVSPTKAQHVRDELGAQVSMVLDGGPCRVGVESSIISLVTGRAVLLRPGGVLVSAMEDVLRQSIAITQPIGHEVRVPGALASHYAPVTPLELHATEVLWQRVFQLSTEGSKVVILGLGDAGGDKTGDFALVPMPVQADEYARVLYSTLRSLDSAGFDFLLIEAPPDTSPWLAVRDRLRRAAQGTLQMST; this is translated from the coding sequence TTGAAAACAGAGACTATTTCACAGGATGCAATACACACCGCTGTTGAGTTGCTGCGTTCCGGTGAAATAGTCGCGTTCCCTACAGAGACAGTGTACGGGTTAGGAGCTGATGCTGCCAACCCGTTGGCTTTGCGTCGGGTATTTGAAGCCAAGGGACGACCAGTCGATCACCCGCTTATTGTTCATATTGCAGATTCTTCCCAATTGTCTGGCTGGGCACGAGATATCCCGGATGAAGCGTGGCAACTTGCAGAATCATTCTGGCCGGGGCCATTAACCCTGATATTGCAGAGGCATAATCGGGTATTGAACGAAGTTACCGGTGGGCAGGATACTGTCGGCTTGCGTGTCCCGGATCATCCCGTTGCAGCTGCATTGCTGCGGGAGTTTGGTGGAGGTGTTGCGGCGCCTTCGGCAAACCGTTTTGGCCGGGTGAGTCCTACCAAGGCCCAACATGTGCGCGATGAGCTGGGTGCCCAAGTGAGTATGGTGCTGGATGGTGGTCCATGCCGCGTTGGAGTGGAATCTTCGATAATCAGTTTGGTAACTGGCAGAGCAGTGTTGTTAAGACCTGGTGGAGTTCTGGTTTCAGCTATGGAAGACGTGCTTCGGCAGTCTATAGCAATAACCCAGCCGATTGGGCATGAAGTACGTGTTCCAGGGGCATTGGCTTCCCACTATGCACCGGTAACTCCGCTAGAGCTACATGCGACGGAAGTGTTGTGGCAAAGAGTATTCCAACTCTCAACTGAAGGAAGCAAGGTAGTTATACTGGGATTGGGTGATGCAGGTGGAGATAAAACAGGGGATTTTGCCCTTGTGCCTATGCCCGTGCAGGCTGATGAATATGCACGAGTACTTTATTCGACGCTACGCAGCCTGGATAGTGCAGGGTTCGATTTTCTGCTTATTGAAGCTCCGCCTGATACATCCCCCTGGCTTGCGGTCAGGGACAGATTGCGGCGCGCCGCTCAGGGAACGCTACAGATGTCAACGTGA
- a CDS encoding 5-(carboxyamino)imidazole ribonucleotide synthase, whose product MIVGIVGGGQLARMLALAGYPLDFEFLILDPVPDASAAPLGAHLCGNYNDRALLADLAKRADVVTYEFENVPQESIKYLAEHTAVHPSHHTLAIARDRMREKTMFRELGIPTAPFAEVNSRSDLENAVAEIGLPAVLKTRTLGYDGKGQTVLRSPADLDTAWKQLGSMPLILEGYIPFDREISVIAVRGLHGETKFYPISENTHRDGVLLLSTSRPDDPMQQQAQNYAKRLLDSLNYVGVLALELFQVGETLLANEMAPRVHNSGHWTIEGAETSQFENHLRAILGLPLGATTPVGYVAMVNFIGTIPKPEQVLALPGAHLHDYGKEARPGRKLGHATLRAQNEKMLAEGINQLLTLAQPEIKI is encoded by the coding sequence ATGATCGTAGGTATCGTCGGTGGCGGCCAGCTTGCGCGCATGCTGGCTTTGGCCGGCTATCCACTGGATTTTGAATTCCTCATTCTCGACCCTGTGCCGGATGCCAGCGCTGCGCCATTAGGCGCACATTTATGCGGCAATTATAACGACCGAGCCCTGCTTGCCGATCTTGCCAAACGGGCAGATGTTGTCACATACGAATTTGAAAACGTGCCTCAGGAGAGCATTAAATACCTCGCTGAACACACTGCAGTTCACCCAAGTCACCATACACTTGCCATCGCCAGAGACCGGATGCGTGAGAAGACTATGTTCCGTGAACTCGGCATCCCGACAGCCCCCTTTGCGGAAGTTAATTCTCGAAGCGACCTGGAAAACGCAGTAGCCGAAATCGGCTTACCTGCTGTACTCAAGACCCGAACACTGGGTTACGATGGCAAGGGGCAAACGGTATTACGTAGTCCGGCCGATCTGGATACTGCCTGGAAACAACTGGGCAGCATGCCGCTCATATTGGAAGGATATATACCTTTTGACCGGGAAATATCTGTCATAGCTGTACGCGGGCTTCATGGCGAAACAAAATTTTACCCTATATCAGAAAACACCCATCGCGATGGGGTTTTACTGCTTTCAACAAGCCGCCCTGATGACCCAATGCAGCAACAAGCACAAAACTATGCAAAACGATTGCTGGATTCACTGAATTATGTTGGTGTGCTTGCTCTTGAACTATTCCAGGTAGGCGAAACACTGCTCGCTAACGAAATGGCACCTCGGGTGCACAACTCAGGTCATTGGACTATCGAAGGGGCCGAGACTAGCCAGTTTGAAAACCATCTACGGGCTATTTTGGGATTACCGCTAGGCGCGACAACTCCTGTGGGATACGTTGCCATGGTGAACTTTATTGGCACGATCCCCAAACCTGAACAAGTGCTGGCACTGCCTGGGGCACATTTACATGACTATGGAAAAGAAGCGCGTCCCGGACGCAAGCTTGGCCACGCTACGCTTCGGGCACAAAATGAAAAAATGTTAGCTGAAGGAATCAACCAGTTACTGACACTTGCTCAACCGGAGATCAAAATCTGA